One genomic region from Phragmites australis chromosome 1, lpPhrAust1.1, whole genome shotgun sequence encodes:
- the LOC133885442 gene encoding cation/H(+) antiporter 15-like, producing the protein MVVIDFVTVCVEVRLEPPCNGTSDAQKQQIDQGAPVTGERAPFAVPCARMDAMPTATGMSDGLPMNVTAQISNVTRPKASSTVVCYSPMMITTNGIWQGVNPLEFSLPLFILQMAVIVVTTRLLVLLLKPFRQPRVIAEILAGVVLGPSVMGQLETWATMVFPHRSLLTLETVAHLGLLYFLFMVGVEMDIDVIRRSGKKALSVAVAGMALPFCIGIATSFIFRHQVSRNVHQASFLLFLGVALSVTAFPVLARILAEIKLLNTELGRIAMSAAIVNDMCAWILLALAIAISEVNSTALSSLWVLLSGVLFVLFCFYAVRPGMWWLIRRIPEGEGVSDMQVSLILTGVMLAGVCTDAIGIHSVFGAFVYGLVIPSGPLGVALIEKLEDFVTGLLLPLFFAISGLRTNVRKIRDPITVGLLVLVFIMASFAKIMGTIIIAALYTMPFREGIALGFLMNTRGLVEMIVLNIGRDKEVLDDESFAVMVLVSVAMTTLVTPVVTGVYRPSRRLVGYKRRNLQRIRHDSELRMLACVHTTRNVPSVLSLLELSNPNKRSPIFIYALHLVELTGRASNMLAAAAASASKQSRSSSASSLPAVTEHIFNAFENYERHTGGVSIQTLAAVSPYQTMHEDVSVLAEDKHVSLIVVPFHKQQTVDGAMEPINPNIRGFNESLLSTSPCSVAILVDRGLSAAAARMASEHRVALFFFGGPDDREALAYAWRMVEHPGVTLTVVRFLPPDYKVRSASSTTYRSSAASDTDSRAITINPEGKSELEMDEDYLNEFRARNHGNDGISYSLKVVANSEETVTAIRTIDSNLHELYIVGRRPGEAGSPMTSALEEWMENPELGPIGDMLVSSDFSMTVSVLVVQQYVVAGAPTPAAPAPAASSDPVLQYVSNANQRPSAASGAYRTSAASSAANKRWSGSGTVGF; encoded by the exons ATGGTGGTCATCGACTTTGTGACGGTGTG CGTCGAAGTGCGCCTCGAGCCTCCCTGCAACGGAACTAGCGACGCACAGAAACAACAGATCGACCAGGGCGCTCCGGTGACCGGCGAGAGGGCTCCGTTCGCCGTGCCATGCGCCAGGATGGACGCCATGCCGACCGCGACCGGGATGTCCGACGGGCTTCCGATGAACGTGACGGCGCAGATCAGCAACGTGACGCGGCCCAAGGCGTCCAGCACGGTGGTGTGCTACTCGCCCATGATGATCACCACCAACGGCATCTGGCAGGGCGTCAACCCGCTCGAGTTCTCCCTCCCGCTCTTCATCCTCCAGATGGCCGTCATCGTCGTCACCacccgcctcctcgtcctcctcctcaagCCCTTCCGCCAGCCCCGCGTCATCGCTGAGATCCTC GCCGGCGTGGTGCTGGGACCGTCGGTGATGGGGCAGCTGGAGACATGGGCGACCATGGTGTTCCCACATCGCAGCCTGctaacgctggagacggtggcGCATCTCGGTCTCCTATACTTCCTCTTCATGGTCGGCGTGGAGATGGACATCGACGTGATCCGGCGGTCGGGGAAGAAGGCGTTGTCCGTCGCAGTGGCGGGCATGGCGCTGCCATTCTGCATCGGCATCGCCACGTCCTTCATATTCCGGCACCAGGTGTCGCGGAACGTGCACCAGGCCTCCTTCCTGCTCTTCCTCGGCGTCGCGCTCTCAGTCACGGCGTTCCCGGTGCTCGCCCGCATCCTCGCCGAGATCAAGCTGCTCAATACGGAGCTCGGCCGGATCGCCATGTCCGCCGCCATCGTCAACGACATGTGCGCGTGGATCCTGCTCGCGCTCGCCATAGCCATCTCGGAGGTGAACAGCACGGCGCTGTCCTCCCTGTGGGTGCTACTCTCCGGGGTGCTCTTCGTGCTCTTCTGCTTCTACGCCGTGCGGCCCGGCATGTGGTGGCTCATCCGCCGCATCCCAGAGGGTGAGGGCGTCAGCGACATGCAGGTCTCCCTCATCCTCACCGGAGTCATGCTTGCCGGCGTGTGCACCGATGCAATCGGCATACACTCGGTCTTCGGCGCCTTCGTCTACGGGTTGGTCATTCCGAGCGGCCCGCTCGGCGTGGCGCTGATCGAGAAGCTCGAGGACTTCGTCACCGGGCTGCTCCTGCCGCTCTTCTTCGCCATCAGCGGCCTGCGGACCAACGTCCGGAAAATACGCGACCCGATCACCGTCGGCCTACTCGTGCTCGTGTTCATCATGGCTAGCTTTGCCAAGATCATGGGCACCATCATCATCGCCGCACTGTACACCATGCCGTTCCGCGAGGGCATCGCCCTCGGATTCCTCATGAACACCAGAGGACTCGTCGAAATGATCGTGCTCAACATTGGAAGAGACAAAGAG GTGTTGGATGACGAGTCGTTTGCGGTGATGGTGCTGGTGTCGGTGGCGATGACGACGCTGGTGACGCCGGTGGTGACGGGCGTGTACCGGCCGTCGCGGCGCCTCGTCGGGTACAAGCGGCGGAACCTGCAGCGCATCAGGCATGACAGCGAGCTCCGCATGCTGGCCTGCGTGCACACCACCCGCAACGTGCCGTCCGTGCTCTCGCTGCTCGAGCTCTCGAACCCGAACAAGCGCTCCCCGATCTTCATCTACGCGCTCCACCTCGTCGAGCTCACAGGCCGCGCCTCCAACATGCTCGCCGCAGCTGCCGCCTCTGCCTCAAAGCAGAGCCGGAGCAGCTCGGCGTCCTCACTACCCGCCGTGACGGAGCATATCTTCAACGCCTTCGAGAATTACGAGAGGCACACTG GTGGCGTCTCCATCCAGACGCTCGCGGCGGTCTCGCCGTACCAAACCATGCACGAGGACGTGTCCGTGCTCGCCGAGGACAAACACGTCTCGCTCATCGTGGTCCCCTTCCACAAACAACAGACGGTGGACGGCGCCATGGAGCCGATCAACCCGAACATCCGTGGGTTTAACGAGAGCCTCCTCTCCACCTCCCCGTGCTCCGTCGCCATCCTCGTCGACCGCGGCCTcagcgccgccgcggcgcgcatGGCCTCCGAGCACCGCGTGGCGCTCTTCTTCTTCGGCGGGCCCGACGACCGCGAGGCGCTCGCCTACGCGTGGCGCATGGTCGAGCACCCCGGCGTCACCCTCACCGTCGTACGGTTCCTCCCGCCGGACTACAAGGTGCGTTCCGCATCCAGCACGACCTACCGGTCGTCGGCCGCGTCCGACACGGACTCGCGCGCGATCACCATCAACCCAGAGGGCAAGAGCGAACTGGAGATGGACGAGGATTACCTCAACGAGTTCCGGGCGCGTAACCACGGCAACGACGGCATCTCGTACTCCCTCAAGGTGGTGGCCAACAGCGAGGAGACGGTGACGGCCATCCGGACCATTGACAGCAACCTGCACGAGCTGTACATCGTCGGGAGGCGCCCCGGCGAGGCCGGGTCGCCGATGACGTCGGCGCTGGAGGAGTGGATGGAGAACCCGGAGCTGGGCCCCATAGGGGACATGCTCGTGTCGTCCGACTTCTCGATGACAGTGTCGGTGCTGGTGGTGCAGCAGTACGTGGTGGCCGGGGCGCCGACACCCGCCGCCCCTGCGCCGGCCGCGAGCAGCGACCCGGTGCTCCAGTACGTGAGCAACGCCAACCAGCGGCCGTCGGCGGCGTCCGGGGCGTACCGGACGAGCGCGGCGTCATCGGCGGCCAATAAAAGGTGGTCTGGCTCTGGCACCGTGGGCTTCTGA